From one Bradyrhizobium sp. Ash2021 genomic stretch:
- a CDS encoding YaaC family protein, whose amino-acid sequence MESICRSLLYSFAALFFLSSLVRYRPQVWQHAVSHSVLERRAADDHALSIIEAFSSKVLSDFPKLVERTIDWANSHDPYL is encoded by the coding sequence ATGGAGTCAATCTGTCGGAGTTTGCTTTACAGTTTTGCGGCACTTTTCTTCTTAAGTTCTTTGGTGCGCTACCGACCACAAGTGTGGCAGCACGCGGTCTCTCATTCAGTTCTAGAAAGACGCGCGGCTGACGACCACGCGCTTTCAATTATCGAGGCATTTTCAAGTAAAGTGCTCAGCGACTTTCCGAAGCTTGTGGAGAGGACTATTGATTGGGCAAACTCGCACGATCCTTATCTCTAG
- a CDS encoding ABC transporter substrate binding protein codes for MIDALVVTSHASISAFALNARLPTMHGNRESVAAGGLISYGPNFPELWRRSADYIDKILRGAKPADIPVEQPAKFDLVKWSQSVGVCFTVLRHFSS; via the coding sequence GTGATCGACGCGCTGGTGGTCACTAGCCATGCCAGCATCAGTGCCTTCGCGCTCAACGCTCGATTGCCAACCATGCACGGTAACCGGGAGTCCGTCGCAGCAGGCGGTCTGATATCTTATGGGCCGAACTTTCCCGAGCTATGGCGACGGTCTGCCGACTACATCGACAAGATATTGCGCGGCGCCAAGCCTGCCGACATTCCGGTCGAGCAGCCCGCCAAGTTTGATTTGGTTAAATGGAGTCAATCTGTCGGAGTTTGCTTTACAGTTTTGCGGCACTTTTCTTCTTAA
- a CDS encoding ABC transporter substrate-binding protein, protein MAARPLRGRLRHERNNQRGGRRSGSAAPCSMNDWIDAFVQRLSELRWVVGSTVAIEYRWAEARNDRFAELAAELVRLKVDAIVTAGTPSVLALMQATSSIPIVFVAVGAPVANGLVKSLARPGGNVTGLSNLTRDLAGKRIEILREAIPGLRRLAILANVANVAVVLEMRDAQAGIARTQFTS, encoded by the coding sequence TTGGCGGCGCGGCCGCTGCGTGGCCGATTGCGACACGAGCGCAACAACCAGCGAGGCGGCCGACGATCGGGTTCAGCTGCCCCTTGTTCCATGAACGATTGGATCGACGCCTTTGTGCAGCGATTGAGCGAACTTCGCTGGGTTGTCGGGAGCACCGTCGCCATCGAGTATCGCTGGGCGGAAGCACGCAATGATCGGTTCGCGGAGCTCGCGGCCGAGTTGGTCCGGCTTAAGGTCGATGCCATTGTCACAGCGGGAACGCCGTCGGTTCTCGCGCTGATGCAGGCGACATCGTCCATTCCGATCGTGTTCGTGGCGGTCGGGGCCCCCGTTGCCAACGGTCTCGTCAAGTCCTTGGCGCGACCGGGAGGCAACGTCACCGGCTTGTCAAATCTGACCAGAGACCTTGCCGGAAAGCGGATCGAAATTTTGCGCGAGGCCATACCCGGCCTTCGGCGGCTGGCAATCCTGGCAAATGTTGCGAATGTCGCCGTGGTACTGGAAATGCGCGACGCTCAGGCGGGGATCGCGCGGACGCAATTTACATCGTGA
- a CDS encoding sensor histidine kinase, giving the protein MERLLYFLPEKQQTMATRYGVSALLMACSLVVFAAMEAQSGFIGLYILLPAIFLAGLMFDRGSGLFATLLAIAGVVWVLRLQLSSALALPLFFFALIGVAFAAFAELLRKEMEKVVASERSKTLLLQEVAHRTKNNLAMLGAMVRLQSRTLGQEASDALETTSQRIQTMAEVYDHLMLRDQTKIVDLKEYIGDIVRRLMALSGDKPVAVGCELEEAYAHSEVAVPIAIIINELVTNSIKYGFPDERPGRILIKLHTTDELVISVSDNGVGMPGHEPARKGFGSKVVALLVQQLNGQLGYEDAQPGCRVVLRMPKPKL; this is encoded by the coding sequence ATGGAACGCCTCCTATACTTCTTGCCAGAAAAGCAACAAACTATGGCGACACGCTACGGCGTCTCTGCGCTCCTGATGGCGTGCAGCCTCGTCGTATTCGCAGCGATGGAGGCGCAAAGCGGCTTCATCGGTCTATATATTCTGCTTCCTGCGATCTTCCTCGCGGGTCTGATGTTCGATCGGGGCAGCGGTTTGTTCGCCACCCTGCTGGCGATAGCAGGCGTGGTGTGGGTATTGCGTTTGCAGTTGTCGTCAGCGCTTGCACTCCCGCTGTTCTTTTTTGCCCTCATAGGAGTCGCCTTTGCCGCGTTCGCCGAACTCCTTCGCAAAGAAATGGAAAAGGTGGTCGCCTCAGAAAGGTCAAAGACGCTCTTACTTCAAGAGGTCGCGCACCGCACCAAAAACAATCTAGCGATGCTCGGCGCAATGGTGCGCTTGCAATCTCGCACACTCGGCCAAGAGGCATCCGACGCGCTGGAAACAACGTCTCAGCGCATCCAAACGATGGCCGAAGTGTACGACCACCTTATGTTGCGCGACCAGACAAAAATCGTCGATCTAAAGGAGTACATCGGAGACATCGTGCGGAGGCTCATGGCGCTCAGCGGCGACAAGCCAGTCGCAGTAGGTTGCGAACTGGAAGAAGCATATGCGCACAGCGAGGTCGCCGTACCCATTGCTATTATCATCAACGAGTTGGTTACTAATAGCATCAAGTACGGCTTTCCCGATGAGCGACCGGGGCGAATCCTTATCAAGCTCCACACGACCGACGAACTGGTGATCTCGGTCTCAGACAATGGCGTCGGAATGCCGGGGCATGAACCGGCGAGAAAGGGCTTCGGTTCGAAGGTAGTAGCGCTATTGGTTCAACAGTTAAACGGGCAGCTAGGGTACGAGGATGCACAGCCGGGTTGCCGCGTGGTGCTTCGGATGCCGAAGCCGAAGCTATAG
- a CDS encoding carboxylesterase family protein, with the protein MLLLGVAFALAAPVDRSLAASTLVAAPDGTFQGKLDTTGTAREFLGVRYAQPVTLNLRWKPPQPVTPSAVTQDATQFGNHCPQGPTPFGNATQTEDCLFLNVYTPDRSGDHDFDRDDGHNSGGAEGRPVMVWIHGGALAVGESNEYDATKLVQRGVVVVTINYRLGALGFLAHPALTGESPDRISGNYGFMDQQVALKWVRRNIRAFGGNPEKVTVFGESAGGLSTFVNLVSPTARGLFDRAIVESGAYLLTEPTLAQAEAAGTKFANAVQCNQPNPADVLTCLRALSVSTILSVASFSPAPNVDGKVLTQSIGSALANGQFNRVPLMNGSNHDEWNLFVALDFDLTGHPVTAATYPAAIAATIGVPPASPAVALVQAQYPGGSFPTYDQAVGALGTDAIFACTARFADELASGFVPTFAYEFNDGNAPQNFLPPVTFPYGASHASEIQYIFPTANPSGLGLNLPQTPLNANQRLLSDKMVGYWTEFARNGDPNGNGSPHWPQFERGHQVMQSLVPPTPTTETNFATAHQCAFWDQLTGRMVVARR; encoded by the coding sequence GTGCTGCTGCTCGGCGTCGCCTTCGCATTGGCAGCGCCGGTTGACCGGTCGCTCGCGGCCTCCACGCTGGTGGCGGCACCGGACGGCACGTTCCAGGGCAAGCTCGACACGACCGGCACCGCGCGAGAATTCCTCGGCGTCCGGTACGCCCAGCCGGTGACTTTGAATCTGCGCTGGAAGCCGCCGCAGCCCGTGACGCCTTCGGCCGTCACGCAGGACGCGACACAGTTCGGCAACCATTGCCCGCAGGGACCCACGCCCTTCGGCAACGCCACGCAGACCGAGGATTGCCTGTTCCTCAACGTGTATACTCCTGACCGGAGCGGCGATCACGATTTTGACCGCGACGATGGGCACAATTCTGGCGGCGCCGAGGGGCGCCCGGTGATGGTGTGGATCCACGGCGGCGCGCTTGCGGTTGGCGAGAGCAACGAGTACGACGCAACCAAGCTGGTGCAACGCGGCGTGGTCGTTGTGACCATCAACTACCGGCTGGGGGCGCTCGGATTCCTCGCCCATCCGGCGCTGACCGGCGAGTCTCCCGATCGCATATCGGGCAACTATGGGTTCATGGACCAGCAGGTCGCCCTGAAATGGGTGCGGCGGAACATCAGGGCCTTTGGCGGCAACCCGGAGAAGGTGACGGTATTCGGTGAATCGGCGGGCGGACTGAGCACGTTCGTCAACCTTGTGTCGCCGACGGCCCGCGGATTGTTCGATCGCGCGATCGTCGAGAGCGGCGCCTATTTGCTGACGGAGCCGACGCTGGCACAGGCTGAAGCGGCCGGAACGAAGTTCGCGAACGCAGTCCAGTGCAATCAGCCCAATCCGGCGGATGTGCTCACATGCCTGCGCGCGCTCTCGGTTTCGACGATCCTCAGCGTCGCCAGCTTCAGCCCGGCGCCCAACGTCGACGGCAAGGTCCTGACGCAGTCGATCGGCTCCGCGCTCGCGAACGGACAGTTCAATCGCGTGCCACTGATGAACGGCTCCAATCACGACGAGTGGAACCTGTTCGTGGCGCTCGACTTCGACCTCACCGGCCACCCCGTGACCGCCGCCACCTATCCGGCGGCGATCGCCGCCACGATCGGCGTCCCCCCCGCGAGCCCGGCGGTGGCGCTCGTCCAGGCGCAGTATCCGGGCGGGAGCTTCCCGACTTACGACCAGGCGGTTGGCGCGTTGGGAACGGACGCGATATTCGCCTGCACGGCCCGGTTCGCGGACGAGCTTGCCTCGGGGTTCGTTCCGACCTTCGCGTACGAGTTCAACGACGGGAATGCGCCGCAGAACTTCCTGCCTCCTGTGACCTTCCCGTACGGCGCATCGCACGCCTCGGAGATCCAGTACATCTTCCCGACCGCTAATCCGTCGGGACTTGGCCTGAATCTCCCGCAGACGCCGCTCAACGCCAATCAGCGGCTGCTGTCGGACAAGATGGTCGGCTATTGGACGGAGTTCGCCAGGAACGGCGACCCCAATGGGAATGGCTCGCCGCACTGGCCGCAGTTCGAGCGTGGGCATCAGGTGATGCAGTCGCTCGTCCCGCCAACGCCGACCACGGAGACGAACTTCGCGACGGCGCACCAATGCGCGTTCTGGGACCAGCTAACGGGCCGCATGGTGGTCGCGCGGCGCTGA
- a CDS encoding membrane dipeptidase: MWSTIVTSVGAMLTGSAGLRGSTAAAQTAENTSAALDVLRKSISVDVHTHGGTAGITSQAPPNDSIVNGMKAGSLAVACLAVVPDGPLLGRNAAGVLGALRTPEPGELYKYHLGRLDWVDEVLANHGLRRALSASDLAAAHAAGQPSIVSDVEGLDFLEGKLERLDESHKRGVRHVQLVHYTPNEIGDFQTGTVTHQGLTAFGAEVIRACHRLGLVCDVAHATEDTVKQAVKVATKPLLLSHTAIADSPAMGPTPLKGRQISGDHARLIAETGGAVGIWHFFPSLEKYVDGLKEMVDVVGVEHVCIGTDQQVSPGSLQDYSKWVHLVAAMLRGGFTPEEAGKIAGGNYLRIFSTAVG; the protein is encoded by the coding sequence ATGTGGAGCACGATCGTAACGTCCGTTGGCGCGATGCTCACTGGCAGCGCAGGGCTGCGCGGTTCTACCGCCGCCGCCCAGACTGCGGAAAACACTTCTGCCGCGCTGGATGTGCTGCGCAAATCCATCTCTGTAGATGTACATACGCATGGCGGAACAGCTGGAATCACGTCACAGGCACCGCCGAATGACAGCATCGTAAATGGCATGAAGGCAGGTTCGTTGGCGGTCGCATGCCTCGCCGTCGTGCCGGACGGTCCTCTCCTCGGCAGAAATGCGGCCGGCGTCCTCGGCGCGCTCCGCACGCCGGAGCCTGGTGAACTCTACAAGTACCATCTTGGCCGCCTCGACTGGGTGGATGAGGTCCTCGCTAACCATGGCCTACGTCGCGCCCTTTCAGCATCCGATCTCGCGGCCGCACATGCCGCGGGGCAACCGTCGATCGTAAGCGACGTGGAGGGACTCGACTTCCTCGAAGGGAAGCTTGAGCGGCTCGATGAGTCGCATAAGCGCGGCGTGCGGCATGTTCAGCTCGTGCACTACACGCCCAACGAAATAGGTGACTTTCAGACGGGGACCGTTACCCACCAGGGGCTTACCGCATTCGGTGCGGAAGTAATCCGCGCCTGCCACCGTCTTGGATTGGTCTGTGACGTCGCCCACGCAACCGAGGACACGGTGAAGCAGGCAGTAAAAGTCGCAACCAAACCCTTGCTCTTGTCCCATACTGCGATAGCCGATTCTCCTGCGATGGGTCCGACACCGCTCAAGGGACGGCAGATCAGCGGTGACCATGCCCGCTTGATCGCCGAGACGGGTGGCGCGGTCGGCATCTGGCACTTCTTCCCTAGCCTCGAAAAATACGTCGATGGTTTGAAGGAAATGGTTGACGTTGTTGGAGTCGAGCATGTTTGCATCGGCACTGACCAGCAGGTCAGCCCTGGCAGCCTCCAGGACTACTCGAAGTGGGTGCACCTCGTCGCAGCGATGCTACGGGGTGGCTTTACGCCCGAAGAAGCAGGTAAGATCGCGGGCGGAAATTATTTGCGCATCTTCAGTACTGCGGTCGGCTAA
- a CDS encoding site-specific integrase produces MSEKPISPLRQRMLEDMNMRRLVPDTQREYIRAVKRLATFLGRSPDTATPEELRAFQLHLTENGAQPPSINATVTALRFFFKVTLDRPETTRHLVFVYEPRKLPRVLSPEEVLRLLEAAPGPKHKAALSVAYGAGLRAMEVVALKICDIDSKRMMLRVDQGKGRKDRHAMLSPQLLELLRDWWRIAHPQVWMFPGRDRINPMTTRQLNRVCHMAAGRAGLPNWVAPHTLRHSFATHLLEQNIDIRVIQVLLGHSKLDTTARYTQVATNIIREVMSPLDRLTPLVPKKDEPPA; encoded by the coding sequence ATGAGCGAGAAGCCCATCAGCCCGCTGCGCCAACGCATGCTCGAAGACATGAACATGCGCAGGTTGGTGCCCGATACGCAACGCGAGTACATCCGTGCCGTCAAGAGGCTCGCGACCTTTCTCGGCCGTTCCCCCGACACCGCGACCCCGGAAGAGCTGCGCGCGTTCCAGCTGCATCTGACCGAGAACGGTGCGCAACCACCGAGCATCAACGCGACCGTGACTGCACTGCGGTTCTTCTTCAAGGTGACGCTCGACCGGCCGGAGACGACGCGCCATCTCGTGTTCGTCTACGAACCGCGCAAGCTGCCACGCGTGCTCTCGCCCGAAGAGGTGTTGCGGCTGCTGGAGGCCGCACCCGGGCCCAAGCACAAAGCGGCGCTCAGCGTTGCCTACGGCGCTGGTCTGCGCGCCATGGAGGTCGTCGCACTGAAGATCTGCGACATTGATTCCAAGCGCATGATGCTCCGCGTGGACCAGGGTAAAGGCCGCAAGGATCGCCATGCCATGCTGTCACCGCAGTTGTTGGAGCTGCTGCGCGACTGGTGGCGCATCGCGCATCCCCAAGTGTGGATGTTCCCCGGCCGCGACCGCATCAACCCGATGACGACGCGCCAGCTCAATCGGGTCTGCCACATGGCCGCCGGGCGTGCTGGACTGCCCAATTGGGTGGCACCGCACACGCTGCGACACAGCTTCGCCACGCACCTGCTCGAGCAGAACATCGATATTCGTGTGATCCAGGTTTTGCTCGGGCATTCCAAGCTCGACACCACGGCGCGTTACACCCAAGTGGCCACCAACATCATCCGTGAGGTCATGAGCCCGCTGGACAGGCTCACGCCACTGGTGCCGAAGAAGGACGAGCCGCCAGCCTAA
- a CDS encoding amidase family protein, which produces MSATNPLNELSAAEAVTAIRRGDVSAESYARALLNRCSQLKDLNAFISLNQDAVLEAARNIDQQRTGGKPIGALAGLPIPLKDIIGTTSMPMTCGTRSLRSFRLKEDSTIWQRLSQSGAILLGKNNQHEMSLGWTSANQVYGVVRNPYDPARIPGGSSGGTAVAVSARMAPAGIGADTNGSIRIPAAMCGVTGLRPTHGRYPSAGVMPLAPSLDTLGPMARRVYDLCLLDSVVSGDPIVSSPMDLTGVRIGVSREYYFTNLDEGVQRVMDAVLLRLREAGALVVEAEIPDLAALLAKVTVPILYYEARRSITRFLAEHDAPVDFAGLVSQLSPEIRKQAEEWVIEGASNEISDQAYQDAIQKYRPALQETWRNYFSEHRLRAVLSPVVRMPAPRSPQSLTSPGFDVVINGTVVPARVAFTRNIASSSAGLPSIVLPAGMTSGLPVGIEFDGPAASDRDLLSLALAVERVVESNPAPTL; this is translated from the coding sequence GTGTCCGCTACGAATCCTCTTAACGAGTTGTCCGCAGCAGAGGCCGTCACCGCAATTCGACGCGGCGACGTATCTGCTGAGAGTTATGCTCGCGCATTACTCAATCGTTGCAGCCAATTGAAAGACCTGAACGCCTTCATCTCACTGAATCAGGACGCCGTATTAGAGGCCGCGCGCAACATCGACCAGCAACGGACCGGAGGGAAACCGATCGGAGCGCTCGCCGGACTGCCCATCCCACTCAAGGACATTATCGGCACAACTTCGATGCCGATGACGTGTGGAACACGCTCGCTACGGTCATTTCGACTGAAGGAAGACTCAACCATTTGGCAGCGCCTGTCCCAATCCGGCGCCATATTGCTGGGCAAAAACAATCAACATGAAATGTCGTTAGGCTGGACCAGCGCCAACCAAGTCTATGGTGTCGTACGAAACCCCTATGATCCCGCTCGCATTCCTGGTGGCAGCAGCGGCGGAACTGCAGTAGCAGTGTCAGCACGAATGGCGCCAGCTGGCATTGGTGCGGACACCAACGGTTCAATCCGTATTCCAGCGGCCATGTGTGGAGTAACTGGGCTACGTCCGACACATGGGCGCTACCCGAGCGCTGGGGTGATGCCCCTTGCACCCTCCCTTGACACTCTAGGTCCGATGGCGAGAAGGGTTTACGATTTGTGTCTCCTTGACTCGGTGGTCTCGGGAGATCCGATCGTAAGCTCGCCTATGGATTTGACCGGCGTCCGTATTGGTGTCTCCCGCGAATACTACTTCACAAATCTCGACGAAGGCGTGCAACGGGTCATGGACGCGGTATTGTTACGCCTTCGCGAAGCCGGCGCGCTCGTCGTGGAAGCAGAGATACCCGATCTCGCAGCCCTGTTGGCGAAAGTGACTGTTCCCATCCTCTATTACGAGGCTCGGCGCAGTATCACGCGTTTTCTTGCGGAACATGATGCGCCGGTCGATTTTGCCGGACTCGTCTCACAACTGAGTCCGGAGATACGGAAACAGGCTGAAGAATGGGTAATCGAAGGTGCCTCCAATGAAATTTCGGATCAAGCGTATCAAGATGCTATCCAGAAGTATCGTCCTGCGCTGCAGGAGACATGGCGCAACTACTTCAGCGAGCATCGCCTGCGCGCCGTACTTTCTCCGGTGGTGCGCATGCCTGCACCGCGATCGCCACAGTCTCTGACATCACCCGGATTCGATGTTGTGATAAATGGCACTGTGGTTCCTGCGCGAGTGGCGTTCACGCGGAACATTGCAAGCAGCTCTGCCGGCTTGCCGAGCATTGTTCTCCCCGCCGGGATGACGTCAGGATTACCTGTCGGAATTGAATTCGACGGACCAGCCGCCAGCGATCGCGACCTCCTGTCTCTCGCACTGGCTGTCGAGCGGGTCGTCGAGTCAAATCCTGCACCGACACTCTGA
- a CDS encoding adenylate/guanylate cyclase domain-containing protein yields MAAPATHYVKSDDVHIAYQVIGDGPLDLLFVPGFVSHIEATWQSPTRSSFFRRLASFSRLILFDKRGTGMSDRGSQIFTLEQRMHDVRAILDEVGSERAALFGVSEGGPMSLLYAATYPERTSALILYGSYAKRSWAPDYPVGWNNARWQCFLENIERNWGTPQGISIEMWAPSLASDPSAAERLASYFRTAASPGAAAAIMKMNREIDVRHVLPTIRAPTLILHRVRDLVIEVDHARRMAQGIPGAQLIELPGTDHTFWVNDGGILLDHVEQFLTGKRHAHEPERVLTTVLFADIVGSTERAVAIGDRPWRELLAAFRANVRDVLRNFKGREINTAGDGFLAAFDGPARAIRCAGAVREAARSLGLEVRCGLHTGECELVGEDLAGIAVHIGARVSALAAPGEVLVSQTVRDLVAGSGLTFAERGVHTLKGVPSEWRLFQAIVD; encoded by the coding sequence ATGGCCGCACCAGCTACCCATTACGTCAAGAGCGACGATGTTCATATCGCCTATCAGGTCATAGGCGATGGACCGTTGGACTTGCTGTTCGTTCCGGGCTTCGTGTCACACATCGAGGCGACCTGGCAGTCACCGACACGCAGCTCCTTCTTCCGTCGCTTGGCATCATTTTCCCGCCTCATCCTCTTCGATAAGCGTGGTACCGGAATGTCGGACAGGGGATCACAGATCTTCACGCTTGAACAGCGCATGCACGACGTCCGGGCGATTCTGGACGAGGTCGGGTCAGAGCGGGCGGCTTTGTTTGGGGTATCTGAGGGCGGGCCGATGTCCTTGCTCTACGCTGCCACGTATCCCGAACGCACATCGGCGCTGATCTTGTACGGCTCCTATGCGAAGCGCAGTTGGGCACCCGACTATCCGGTTGGTTGGAACAACGCGCGATGGCAATGCTTCCTCGAAAATATCGAACGCAATTGGGGCACACCACAAGGAATCAGTATCGAAATGTGGGCGCCGAGCCTTGCCAGCGACCCGAGTGCCGCCGAACGCCTCGCTTCCTATTTCCGTACAGCGGCGAGCCCTGGAGCAGCCGCCGCGATCATGAAGATGAATAGGGAAATCGATGTACGGCACGTCCTACCCACGATCCGCGCTCCGACTCTCATTTTGCACCGTGTTCGAGACTTGGTTATCGAGGTCGACCATGCGCGTAGAATGGCTCAAGGCATCCCCGGAGCCCAGCTGATCGAGCTGCCTGGCACCGATCATACATTTTGGGTGAATGACGGCGGTATACTCTTAGACCATGTCGAGCAGTTCTTGACGGGCAAGCGTCACGCGCACGAACCGGAGCGGGTCCTAACCACGGTTCTCTTTGCGGACATCGTGGGATCCACCGAGCGCGCCGTCGCGATTGGTGATCGTCCATGGCGTGAATTGCTTGCAGCATTCCGTGCAAACGTGCGAGACGTGCTGCGAAACTTCAAAGGGCGCGAAATCAATACTGCGGGCGATGGTTTCCTTGCGGCCTTCGACGGTCCGGCGCGAGCGATCCGCTGCGCAGGAGCGGTCCGCGAGGCAGCGCGCTCGCTCGGCCTCGAAGTCCGCTGCGGATTGCACACCGGGGAATGCGAGCTAGTAGGCGAAGACTTGGCTGGCATCGCGGTGCACATCGGCGCGCGCGTCTCAGCACTGGCCGCCCCCGGTGAAGTGCTCGTATCCCAGACCGTTCGAGACCTCGTGGCTGGCTCCGGATTAACGTTCGCAGAGCGCGGCGTGCACACATTGAAGGGTGTGCCAAGCGAATGGCGCTTGTTTCAAGCAATTGTGGATTGA
- a CDS encoding tyrosine-type recombinase/integrase, whose product MFNLAIDSKLRGCDVVALNVKDIAPNGYAVDRATVRQKKTGRPVKFELTDQTRQAVDDYLKAAGKSLGEFLFTGRRANGQCMTTRQYARLLHEWVASIGLDPKLFGTHSLRRTKATLIYRRTGNLRAVQLLLGRAAYCPRTTG is encoded by the coding sequence TTGTTCAATCTGGCCATCGACAGCAAGCTTCGCGGCTGCGATGTCGTGGCCTTAAACGTCAAGGATATTGCTCCGAATGGCTATGCGGTTGATCGCGCAACGGTTCGGCAAAAGAAGACAGGACGGCCGGTCAAATTCGAGCTGACGGATCAAACCCGCCAAGCCGTTGATGACTATTTGAAGGCCGCAGGCAAGTCGCTAGGCGAGTTCCTGTTCACTGGCCGACGAGCTAACGGCCAATGCATGACAACGCGCCAGTATGCTCGGCTTCTCCATGAATGGGTGGCAAGCATCGGACTCGATCCGAAATTGTTCGGCACGCATTCGTTGCGCCGGACGAAGGCGACGCTGATCTATCGGCGCACCGGCAATCTAAGGGCCGTACAGCTTCTGCTCGGAAGGGCGGCATACTGCCCGCGAACAACAGGCTGA